Proteins found in one Nostoc sp. NIES-3756 genomic segment:
- a CDS encoding ribulose bisphosphate carboxylase small subunit — protein sequence MGYYIAPRFLDKLAVHITKNFLNIPGVRVPLILGIHGRKGEGKTFQCELAFEKMGIEVTLISGGELESPDAGDPARLIRLRYRETAELIKVRGKMCVLMINDLDAGAGRFDEGTQYTVNTQLVNATLMNIADNPTDVQLPGSYDSNPIRRVPIIVTGNDFSTLYAPLIRDGRMEKFYWEPNRDDRVGIVGGIFADDGLSPREIEQLVDTFPNQSIDFFSALRSRIYDEQIRDFIHKVGFERISLRVVNSVEGPPEFKKPDFSLAHLIESGKLVLAEQQRVENSQLVDEYNRLNRGRSNQPTPPAPERPVSQPLTNGNHKRDGSKTHLTLETQEQIRQILAQGHKITFEHVDERRFRTGSWQSCGTLHIDAESDAISTLEACLVDYSGEYVRLVGIDPKAKRRVIETIIQRPDGRN from the coding sequence ATGGGTTACTATATTGCTCCTCGCTTTTTGGATAAACTAGCTGTTCACATCACCAAAAACTTTTTAAATATTCCTGGTGTGCGAGTTCCTCTAATTTTAGGGATTCATGGACGTAAAGGTGAAGGAAAAACCTTTCAATGTGAGTTAGCTTTTGAAAAGATGGGCATTGAAGTTACACTCATCTCTGGCGGTGAATTGGAAAGTCCCGATGCGGGAGATCCAGCACGGTTGATTCGGCTGCGCTATCGGGAAACGGCAGAACTGATCAAAGTGCGTGGCAAAATGTGTGTACTGATGATTAACGATTTAGACGCGGGTGCAGGGCGCTTTGATGAGGGAACTCAATATACTGTAAATACTCAGTTGGTAAATGCCACACTGATGAATATTGCTGATAATCCTACCGATGTGCAGTTACCGGGTAGTTATGATTCCAACCCGATCCGGCGTGTGCCAATTATCGTTACTGGTAATGATTTTTCCACTCTCTACGCACCGTTAATTCGAGATGGACGGATGGAGAAATTTTATTGGGAACCCAACCGCGATGATAGGGTAGGAATTGTTGGGGGAATCTTCGCTGACGATGGACTTTCACCACGGGAAATTGAGCAATTAGTTGATACTTTCCCCAATCAATCAATTGACTTTTTTAGCGCTTTGCGATCGCGCATTTACGACGAACAAATCCGCGACTTTATCCATAAAGTCGGGTTTGAGCGGATATCTTTGCGTGTGGTAAATAGCGTAGAAGGGCCACCAGAGTTTAAAAAGCCAGATTTTAGCCTAGCTCATTTAATTGAGTCTGGTAAACTTGTCTTGGCTGAACAACAACGGGTGGAAAATTCTCAGTTGGTGGATGAATACAATCGTTTGAATCGAGGAAGAAGTAATCAACCTACACCCCCTGCGCCTGAAAGACCAGTTAGTCAGCCATTAACTAACGGAAATCACAAGCGCGATGGTTCTAAAACTCATTTAACGTTGGAAACCCAAGAACAGATTCGGCAAATCTTAGCTCAAGGTCACAAAATCACCTTTGAACACGTAGATGAACGCCGCTTCCGCACAGGTTCTTGGCAAAGTTGCGGTACTCTCCACATTGATGCTGAGTCAGATGCTATCTCAACACTGGAGGCTTGCTTAGTTGATTACAGTGGTGAATACGTGCGTTTAGTAGGAATTGATCCCAAAGCCAAACGGCGCGTTATAGAGACGATAATTCAACGACCGGACGGCAGAAATTAA
- a CDS encoding photosynthetic electron transport-dependent transcriptional regulator PedR yields MAGGESQTPVSLSDRELQIIDLVAAGLTNQEIAAKLEISKRTVDNHISNILDKTRTENRVALVRWALQWGKVCLNDVNCCPLPNQND; encoded by the coding sequence ATGGCTGGTGGCGAGTCTCAGACCCCTGTTAGTCTGTCAGACAGAGAACTGCAAATTATCGACTTAGTGGCCGCTGGCTTAACTAACCAAGAGATTGCAGCAAAACTGGAAATTAGCAAACGTACAGTTGATAACCACATCAGCAACATTCTCGACAAAACGCGAACGGAAAACCGAGTAGCGCTTGTGAGATGGGCTTTACAGTGGGGTAAAGTCTGCTTAAATGACGTTAACTGTTGTCCTCTACCGAACCAGAACGATTAA
- a CDS encoding DUF6391 domain-containing protein: protein MDTSASVQGSSFPFDFLNFDLAPTQPTQDADLLKQLSFVPGLKEILMLRQVHALEHATVWVLSETRNAQTPISRPSAVQIDNELLGGLSTDQGFYLYGEVNISNLRRAVTLALHRLTNGEWDLAVHPRCGTNLSVAMLLTAGLVVGVNLILPFRPIEQLIGLGLAATTASELAPDLGLIAQRYITTAIPFNLAVENITLCRDTWGRQAHFVKVNWRDSH from the coding sequence ATGGATACTTCTGCTTCTGTTCAAGGTAGCTCCTTTCCCTTTGATTTTCTCAATTTCGACTTAGCACCAACCCAACCAACACAGGATGCTGATTTACTTAAACAGCTATCCTTTGTACCAGGGTTGAAAGAAATTCTCATGTTACGGCAAGTTCACGCTCTTGAACACGCCACAGTTTGGGTTTTGAGCGAAACTCGCAACGCTCAAACGCCTATAAGTAGACCGAGTGCTGTTCAGATAGATAACGAACTATTGGGTGGTTTGTCTACAGACCAAGGTTTCTACCTTTACGGCGAAGTGAATATTAGCAATTTGCGGCGTGCAGTCACCCTTGCTTTGCACCGCCTAACAAATGGTGAATGGGATTTAGCTGTGCATCCCCGTTGCGGTACGAACTTATCAGTGGCTATGCTGCTAACGGCTGGGTTAGTGGTGGGGGTAAATTTGATATTACCATTCCGCCCCATTGAACAATTGATTGGCTTAGGTTTAGCAGCTACCACCGCCTCAGAACTTGCGCCCGATTTAGGTTTAATTGCACAACGATACATCACCACCGCCATTCCCTTTAACTTGGCAGTAGAAAACATTACTCTTTGCCGTGATACTTGGGGTCGCCAAGCTCATTTTGTTAAGGTAAATTGGCGGGATAGTCATTAG
- a CDS encoding glycosyltransferase, with product MRKLYFLLPGTDGKFACGGLWAELKTFKLAQQVCQADVVTYRQRETGKLFLDDLLKEQDLDDVIFVISWGFDIAKLAAKLKSYNVVYHAHSAGYKFNLPASIPIIAVSRNTLGYWGQKSPNALIFYLPNEISYEFKNLHLERDIDVLVQARKSSEYLLKQLIPALQQKCKVQVVTSYVEDLPGLFNRAKVYLYDSAEYWAQQSVSEGFGLQPMEALACGCQVFSSVNGGLSDYLDPGFNCYKIAAYSQEYDVQRILKVIDASISPTLSEDLFAEHRVENIIQRLQVIVEELNEFFDHKKQQASNIPTLTRGRLAKLFIKRIYGKFQKKYFQGL from the coding sequence ATGCGAAAACTTTACTTCTTACTCCCAGGAACTGATGGCAAATTTGCTTGTGGTGGTCTTTGGGCAGAGTTGAAAACATTTAAGTTAGCTCAACAGGTTTGTCAGGCTGATGTGGTAACATACCGTCAAAGAGAGACAGGTAAGTTATTCCTTGATGACTTATTGAAAGAACAAGATTTAGATGATGTGATTTTTGTTATAAGTTGGGGATTTGACATCGCTAAATTAGCTGCCAAACTTAAGTCATATAATGTGGTTTATCATGCCCACAGTGCGGGTTATAAATTTAATTTACCTGCCAGCATTCCTATAATTGCAGTCAGTCGTAATACTTTGGGATATTGGGGACAGAAATCACCTAATGCTTTAATTTTTTATCTACCAAACGAAATTAGTTATGAATTTAAAAATTTACATTTAGAACGGGATATTGATGTTTTAGTTCAAGCACGGAAATCTTCGGAATATTTATTAAAACAACTAATTCCCGCTTTACAGCAAAAATGTAAAGTTCAAGTAGTAACTTCTTATGTTGAAGATTTACCTGGGCTATTTAACCGCGCTAAAGTTTATCTTTATGATTCTGCTGAATACTGGGCGCAACAGAGTGTAAGTGAAGGATTTGGTTTACAACCGATGGAAGCTCTTGCTTGTGGCTGTCAGGTTTTTTCTAGCGTTAATGGTGGTTTGTCAGATTATTTAGACCCTGGATTTAATTGTTATAAAATTGCTGCTTACTCTCAAGAATATGATGTACAGCGTATTCTGAAGGTGATAGATGCTTCTATATCACCAACTTTATCAGAAGATTTATTTGCTGAGCATCGGGTTGAAAATATTATTCAGCGCTTACAAGTGATTGTAGAAGAATTAAACGAGTTTTTTGACCATAAAAAACAGCAAGCAAGCAATATTCCCACTTTGACAAGAGGGCGTTTAGCAAAGCTTTTTATCAAAAGAATATATGGGAAGTTTCAGAAGAAATATTTCCAAGGTTTGTAG
- a CDS encoding FMN-dependent NADH-azoreductase — protein MANILHIDSSPRGDRSISRALSYEFVTSWKDTHPGDTVTYRDLGRNPVPHVDEPWIAGAFSSPDTHTPELQQAIKVSDTLIDELLAADRLVFGVPMYNLNIPSTFKAYIDQIVRVGRTFTVGANGYQGLVDNSKKVLIITSRGGSFPAGTPSGAYDYQEPYLRAILGFIGLTDVTFIHAENLNMGDDAREKSLAGAKDAIAQAVTNW, from the coding sequence ATGGCAAATATCCTCCATATTGATTCTAGCCCTCGTGGCGATCGCTCTATATCTCGTGCGCTTTCTTATGAGTTCGTCACATCTTGGAAAGATACCCATCCTGGTGATACCGTAACTTACCGTGATTTAGGACGTAACCCTGTTCCTCATGTAGATGAACCGTGGATTGCTGGGGCTTTTTCATCACCCGATACACACACACCTGAATTGCAACAAGCAATCAAAGTGTCTGATACATTAATTGATGAACTTCTCGCCGCCGATCGCCTCGTTTTTGGCGTGCCGATGTATAACTTAAATATACCTTCAACTTTTAAAGCTTATATCGATCAAATAGTGCGTGTCGGAAGAACTTTTACCGTTGGTGCAAATGGCTATCAAGGTTTAGTTGATAACAGCAAAAAAGTCTTAATCATTACATCCCGTGGTGGGAGTTTCCCAGCCGGAACACCTTCAGGAGCCTATGATTATCAAGAACCTTATCTCCGTGCTATTTTGGGTTTCATTGGTTTAACGGATGTGACATTTATCCATGCTGAGAACCTAAATATGGGTGATGATGCGCGGGAAAAATCTCTAGCAGGTGCTAAAGATGCGATCGCTCAAGCTGTAACTAATTGGTAG
- a CDS encoding winged helix-turn-helix transcriptional regulator: MKAEAEKDERLTCEVETTLKVIGGRWKVLIIRELLSGIKRFGELQRALPGITQKMLTQQLREMEEDGIIHRQVYAQIPPKVEYSLTPLGVSLQPILHAMHEWAVKHYYQTNINQKSQVEPI, from the coding sequence ATGAAAGCTGAAGCAGAAAAAGATGAAAGGCTGACTTGTGAAGTGGAAACTACTTTAAAAGTAATTGGCGGACGCTGGAAAGTGCTGATTATTAGAGAATTATTGTCTGGTATAAAACGGTTTGGGGAATTGCAGCGAGCCTTACCCGGAATTACACAAAAAATGCTGACTCAACAACTACGAGAAATGGAAGAAGACGGGATTATACACCGACAAGTATATGCACAAATCCCCCCAAAGGTAGAATATTCTTTAACACCTTTGGGGGTAAGTTTACAACCTATTCTTCATGCCATGCACGAATGGGCGGTTAAGCATTATTATCAAACAAATATTAACCAAAAAAGTCAGGTTGAACCTATTTAG
- a CDS encoding salt stress protein, Slr1339 family — MDALDKLLSQIKAESENEQTQQQIQKPNIFQSLSPPEPKSLSLIDNLLSEVQADIAAQDAELELRKQQQLEQARLQQEQIKAKQKDALKQQAKDWLEKLDPFSPEGLWFERFAESYSSKLEAAIEYLQTN, encoded by the coding sequence ATGGACGCTCTAGACAAGCTGTTATCTCAAATCAAAGCTGAATCTGAGAACGAACAAACACAACAGCAAATCCAAAAACCAAATATTTTCCAATCACTTAGCCCACCTGAACCCAAGTCATTATCTTTAATAGATAATTTATTGTCAGAAGTTCAGGCTGACATTGCTGCTCAAGATGCAGAGCTTGAATTGAGAAAACAGCAACAACTAGAACAAGCAAGACTGCAACAAGAGCAAATTAAAGCCAAACAAAAAGACGCTTTAAAACAGCAAGCAAAAGATTGGTTAGAAAAATTAGATCCCTTTTCTCCTGAAGGGCTTTGGTTTGAAAGATTTGCTGAAAGTTACTCTTCTAAATTAGAAGCAGCAATCGAATATTTACAAACTAACTAA
- a CDS encoding vWA domain-containing protein → MLENRDYTLIIDKSGSMATPDQKGGRNRWVTAQESTLALASKCEQFDPDGITVYVFSGRFKRYENVTSAKVTQIFQENDPSGTTDLASVLKHATDDYFQRKAAGQTKPSGETILVVTDGEPDDRKAVMRLIIEVSRRLDRDEELAISFIQVGTDAQATRFLKALDDDLQGAGAKFDICDTITMEDMEDLSLSEVLLNAIND, encoded by the coding sequence ATGCTAGAAAATCGTGATTATACTCTCATCATTGATAAAAGTGGCAGTATGGCTACCCCTGACCAAAAAGGGGGTAGAAATAGATGGGTAACTGCACAAGAATCTACCTTAGCTTTAGCTAGTAAGTGCGAACAATTTGACCCAGATGGCATTACTGTATATGTCTTTTCTGGCAGATTCAAACGCTATGAAAATGTCACATCAGCTAAAGTTACTCAGATTTTTCAGGAAAATGATCCCTCTGGAACTACTGATTTAGCATCTGTGTTAAAACACGCAACAGATGATTATTTTCAACGCAAAGCTGCTGGTCAAACTAAGCCCAGTGGTGAGACAATTCTAGTAGTTACTGATGGTGAGCCAGACGATCGCAAAGCTGTCATGAGACTCATCATCGAAGTTTCCCGCCGCCTAGATAGAGATGAAGAATTAGCCATTTCTTTCATTCAAGTCGGTACAGATGCTCAAGCTACCCGCTTCCTCAAAGCTTTAGACGATGATTTGCAAGGCGCAGGTGCTAAATTTGATATCTGTGACACTATTACAATGGAAGATATGGAAGATTTAAGTCTTTCAGAAGTGCTACTTAATGCCATTAATGATTAG
- a CDS encoding vWA domain-containing protein translates to MMSDRDYTLIIDKSGSMSTPDQVGGRSRWEIAQESTLALARKAEQFDPDGITVYLFSGRFKRYEDVTSAKVAQIFLENDPAGTTNLAGVLQDALNNYFQRKAAGKTKPNGETILVITDGEPDDRKAVFETIIHATRQMERDEELAISIIQVGSDAQATKFLKALDDQLQSVGAKFDICDTVTLDDLEEMSLADVLMNAISD, encoded by the coding sequence ATGATGAGCGATCGCGACTACACCCTAATCATCGACAAAAGCGGTAGTATGTCTACACCAGATCAAGTTGGTGGTAGAAGCAGATGGGAAATAGCCCAAGAGTCAACTTTGGCGCTAGCGAGAAAAGCCGAACAGTTTGATCCAGATGGGATTACTGTATATTTATTTTCTGGCAGATTTAAACGTTATGAAGATGTTACCTCAGCCAAAGTTGCCCAAATATTTTTAGAAAATGACCCGGCTGGAACAACGAACTTAGCAGGTGTATTGCAAGATGCTTTGAATAATTACTTTCAACGCAAAGCTGCGGGTAAGACTAAACCTAATGGTGAGACAATTTTAGTCATTACCGATGGTGAACCGGACGATCGCAAAGCGGTATTTGAAACTATCATTCATGCAACTCGCCAAATGGAACGCGACGAAGAGTTGGCTATTTCCATTATTCAAGTAGGTTCAGATGCTCAAGCGACTAAGTTTCTCAAAGCGTTAGACGACCAGTTACAAAGCGTTGGTGCTAAATTCGATATCTGCGATACCGTCACCCTAGACGATTTAGAAGAAATGAGCCTTGCAGATGTGTTAATGAATGCAATTAGTGATTAG
- a CDS encoding methyltransferase domain-containing protein yields the protein MNWFLSVLGLLIALLILLLALYLITARRYQSSKSVANSYDQWTEDGILEFYWGEHIHLGHYGSPPQKKDFLAAKSYFVHEMVRWGGLDKLPPGTTVLDVGCGIGGSSRILARDYGFAVTGITISPQQVQRAQQLTPDGINAQFLVDDAMALSFPDASFDVVWSIEAGPHMPDKAIFAKELMRVLKPGGIMVLADWNQRDDRQKPLNFWEKPVMQQLLDQWSHPAFSSIEGFSELLVETGLVEGEVITADWTQQTLPSWLDSIWQGIVRPKGLVSFGIAGFIKSLREVPTLLLMRLAFGKGLCRFGMFRAIRNNSQPQSTQEATLNTAQV from the coding sequence ATGAATTGGTTTTTGTCCGTGCTAGGACTTTTAATTGCACTACTGATACTCCTACTAGCGCTATATCTAATAACTGCTAGGCGTTATCAATCATCTAAGTCCGTAGCCAATTCCTATGACCAGTGGACTGAAGACGGTATTTTAGAGTTCTATTGGGGTGAACATATCCACTTAGGTCATTATGGTTCACCACCGCAAAAAAAGGATTTCCTCGCAGCTAAATCGTATTTTGTGCATGAAATGGTGCGTTGGGGCGGCTTAGATAAATTACCTCCCGGAACCACCGTCTTAGATGTTGGCTGTGGAATTGGCGGTAGTAGTCGTATATTGGCAAGGGATTATGGGTTTGCCGTTACAGGTATTACCATCAGCCCTCAGCAAGTCCAACGCGCCCAGCAGTTAACGCCTGATGGAATAAACGCGCAGTTTCTTGTAGATGATGCAATGGCGCTGTCTTTTCCTGATGCTAGTTTTGATGTAGTTTGGTCAATAGAAGCTGGCCCACATATGCCAGATAAAGCCATCTTTGCCAAAGAGTTGATGCGGGTGCTAAAACCCGGTGGAATCATGGTTTTAGCTGATTGGAACCAAAGAGACGATCGCCAAAAACCGCTCAATTTTTGGGAAAAACCTGTAATGCAGCAATTACTAGACCAGTGGTCTCATCCGGCTTTTTCCAGTATTGAAGGATTTTCCGAGCTTTTGGTAGAAACTGGCTTAGTAGAAGGGGAAGTAATAACAGCAGACTGGACGCAACAAACCCTGCCATCTTGGCTAGATTCCATCTGGCAAGGAATAGTTAGACCAAAGGGATTAGTAAGTTTTGGTATAGCTGGTTTCATTAAATCTTTGCGAGAAGTTCCCACCTTGCTACTGATGAGGTTGGCATTTGGTAAAGGATTGTGCAGATTCGGGATGTTCCGCGCTATTAGAAATAACTCCCAGCCGCAATCAACACAAGAAGCTACTCTTAACACGGCTCAAGTTTAA
- a CDS encoding fatty acid desaturase family protein, translating into MSNGEITQLESANPQAAKHQKPHQILSPQDIKVLNNRSNAKGLVQLTLHLTIMACSGYLWGTNWGNWALAIPSLVVYGFSIASMFAPMHECVHRTAFAAHPLNNAVAWFAGLLSFYNSAFFRHYHKWHHLYTRVPDKDPELTDPIPNNFAKYLLIISGLPWWLGKISGHFQIAFGQIENFPFIPESAHTQVIRSTRLQLAVYAGMIAVSIILSQPLFIIYWLLPLMIGQPILRFILLAEHRGCTLDANLLTNTRTTITLWPVRFFMWNMSFHAEHHLYPSIPFYALGDAHKLLSQHFAHIEPGYIKVNSDIVIKSGQSAI; encoded by the coding sequence ATGTCTAATGGTGAAATTACTCAATTAGAATCAGCAAATCCTCAAGCTGCTAAACATCAAAAGCCTCATCAGATTCTTTCTCCCCAGGATATAAAAGTATTAAACAATCGTTCCAACGCCAAAGGGCTAGTTCAACTAACTCTCCATCTAACAATCATGGCGTGCAGTGGCTATCTGTGGGGGACAAACTGGGGTAATTGGGCGTTAGCGATTCCATCTTTGGTGGTTTATGGCTTTAGTATTGCTTCTATGTTTGCACCCATGCACGAATGCGTACATAGAACTGCCTTTGCTGCTCATCCTTTAAATAATGCTGTTGCTTGGTTTGCAGGTTTATTGTCTTTTTACAATAGCGCCTTCTTCCGTCACTATCACAAATGGCATCACCTATATACTCGTGTTCCTGATAAAGACCCAGAGTTAACCGACCCCATACCCAACAATTTTGCCAAATACTTATTAATCATTAGCGGTTTACCCTGGTGGTTAGGAAAAATTTCTGGACATTTTCAGATTGCATTCGGTCAAATAGAAAACTTTCCCTTCATCCCAGAATCAGCACATACTCAAGTTATTCGCTCCACTCGGCTGCAATTAGCAGTTTATGCAGGTATGATTGCTGTCTCAATTATATTAAGTCAGCCTTTATTTATTATTTATTGGCTACTGCCATTGATGATTGGTCAGCCAATACTGCGTTTTATTCTGTTAGCAGAACATAGAGGTTGCACTCTTGATGCAAATCTGCTGACAAATACGCGCACAACAATAACTCTCTGGCCTGTGCGCTTTTTTATGTGGAATATGTCTTTCCATGCAGAGCATCATTTATATCCATCAATTCCTTTCTACGCGCTGGGTGATGCTCACAAGCTGTTGAGTCAGCACTTTGCTCACATTGAGCCAGGGTATATAAAAGTCAACAGCGATATTGTGATTAAATCAGGGCAATCAGCAATATGA